Below is a genomic region from Culicoides brevitarsis isolate CSIRO-B50_1 chromosome 2, AGI_CSIRO_Cbre_v1, whole genome shotgun sequence.
tgttaaaacataaaaatttaatttacctcattgatgattttttgcatCTCTAACATCTTTTGACTGTTGAGCCTCTGAGGAAACCTCGTTTTTGGTAAGTTAATTGTATCTGTGTATTTTACAGCTTCATTTCCTTTGGATTTCACTTTTTGACTGCTCGTGCAATACCGGTAGAGTGTATTTGGTgccttttcactaaaaattttccttaatcgATGCATTTTTGAGGGTTTTTTGTTGCTTCAGTCGATCTTGAGTCTTTTGACACGTTGGTAACTGCGAATTTCTTCTTCAAATGTGATGCAATgtgcaatttaattttcacatgcacttgatttgttttgattttgataatGCATTTCATGGGGAAAAAAATGCTCCATGAGGGTTTTTATCGTCTgtcatcatgaaaaataattaatttttgtatttataagaaaaacttgtattaattttatgaaaatataaaaaatttaaaatttttgataaaatatgaaatttaaaaaaaaatgtaaaaattaaaatttatatgtatttttgttaaaatcatattctatatgaaaattaatcaaaatatcaaaagttgcACCcgacatttgaaaattttgtttctgatgtcaaaattaagtaaataaattaatattcaggATCTatgttttttcttaattaatattttgagttgataaattataattaaaaattttaaattaaaaaaataataaaaattatatttttcagaaaaaagcGCTTatgaagtgaaaattttatatacaaaaaaattaaatttttaaataaaaaaaaaataaatttttaaataaaaacatataatttataaaataattaaaaataaaatttacggaaattcttataagaatagaagagaaaaagaaaagtttttgataactAGAAGGttttttattggtttatttttcccattttacTCCATACATTTTCTGATTTCTTCttgtaattattaataatgctCAACATGCGCACCTAAAACGGCTGTTCGTGAAATACAAGTGTGTGAAGAGTAACGCAGAGAACTGATGTAACGGCGAGCGAAATTTAATCCAAAGCAGCAGCTCCggaaataatttcaatcaattcacGCGTAATGACGGCTTGTCGAGTTCTGTTGAAGGTCAATGTCAATTTATCAATCATCTCGCCGGCATTCTTGGAAGCATTGTCCATGGCAGTCATACGAGAAGATTGCTCGCTGCAAGCACCCTCCTTCATGGCGTAGAACAACAAGGATCCGAGCGAGAATTCCAAATAGCTGCGAACGACTTCGGAATCAAGGGAATCATAAATGGGCAATTTTGAGGAATTCTCGACGCATGCCAAGCTGAAGATATTCATCTCAGACAAGTTGTACGAGACGACAGACTTGAACTTGTTGTACAAGATTTTGCCGTCGGTGAACTCGTAGTTCAAGTTGAGAATTTCGTTCGCCAATTTTGAGGCATCCAAAAATGTTGGAGGCAAACGCCCAATTTCATTCGCAACCATCAAGACATTCTTGGGGAACATACGACCCAAAATTGCACGAGACTTGTCGCCGACACAGATGATCTTCGTGTCGGGCGTTTTTGCCATCTCGTTTCTGATGTGACGCCCAATACCGCTGTGAACGGCGCCGCAAAgacctaaaattcaaaatttctttaaaaattgaaaaaaattagatgaaaacaaaaaaaatgtacctcTATCAGATGTCATTGCGATGAAAACAGACTTATTTTCCTTCTCTGGCGGAGCAACTTCGGCACGCTCGTAAAATTGCTTCGCGCCTTCTCCATAAGGACGAGCTTGTTTCAAGTCACGTTCGGCACGAGCGTACTTGGCAGCTGACACCATTTTCATAGATTGTGTAATCTTCTGGATGTTCTTGACGGACTTCAAGCGGATGGAAATGGTCTTGAGCGTAGCCATacctcgttgttgttgtccaGCATTGAAGATGCACAAGACATTGCCTGTCACGGCGGGAACGCGTGAAAacatcctaaaaaaaaaggaaaaaagttaaattattatccCGGAATGTGTGTGTATCCAATCCTGGgttatgtaatatttttcaatgtcgaaaattgcaacaaattcgcaattttaacattaaaattcacataatttttgacaatttcgaTGCTCCAAAGAGATTCATACCTGTTAATCTGCGTTTATCACACGGTTAGTTACTGAAATCTGGAGAAAAATCGGCCCTCGGATGAGTTTTTCGTGGATGAAAATGGAGTCGTTGACAATCACGCGAACAGTTGTCGTTGGGAAAAATTCGAGCAACGCGCCCTCTACAGCAGATTTTCGCTGAGGCTCGTGACTGAATTGCACGAGGAAATCCATAGTGACGCTCAGCCAAAAGTGAGTCGGCTGAAAGTGATACTGTTATATGCTGTCAGCTAAGTATACCAGACTGGTATACTTAGCTGACAGATGTATAACagttcactttcattcgtctcaattttGGCTGAGCGTCACTATGGATTTCCTCATGCAATTCAGTCACGTGCCTCATGCACGACATGTCGcacttatcactttcattcgtctcaacaTACACAATTGTTCAGAGGGTCATTAGTCATTGTTGTAAagtgagtttaaaaaattagttttcctCTGATTTCCTCgcgttaatttttagaaagacACAAAATCGGCAAAAATTCGAGAAACGGGGAAAATTCGGGCAAAAAGTTGatgtgttgttattattgttatgcCAAATGAAGCAGTTTCCGAGGAATAAATGAGAGTGCGCAAAGAGACCCAATTTTAACATCGATCGAATAACAATGGTTTGTGCAAAATAACTTCACACAAATATCTTcacatcttttaaaaatttgctgtgTGACAAAAATCAAGCCTTTATATAATGAGGAGTGCACTGAAATTGCACAAAACCAAAACCTCAAAGtgctaaaacgaaaaaaataatccaaatcGACGAGAAACTCGCTTTAAAGTTCACATCATCAcatcacatcatcatcattaagtCGTCATCGCAAAGTTGAGGAGGAGAAAGGTGAAAAGTTGAACAACGATGGATTCCCATCAAATGCAGAAATCAAACCAAAATCGGTGCATGGTTTGTGCTCGGGTGCGACCATTCAGTCGAAAAGGTTGGTAATTTAATCGTCGTCGTGCGTGTGTGTCTgcgaatgaatgaattaaGTGGTTCTCCTTTGAGATTAATTCGATACATTACGCGACGAATGTCCAGAGTGTGTCGGAATTCCGTGttgatttcattcattcagaaaaaaatcgagttgcGAACATGAAAAAGCTATCGTGCAGTCCTTGTGCTTTtacaataaaacgaaaaaaaaacaacggcgacgacaaaaaaaagtgctgAACCGACTATTAATgctaaaaaaagaacaaacaaagaaaacaacaaaaatttcagttgAGAGACACAATTGGGCCACAATAACGCGCTTTCATCAATCAATaaactataattttattttatgcgaGTATCTAATTCGAGCATAAAAATATCtctgaagcaatttttgttgttttttttttgacaacgaTTAAAATGTCATGCGAGAAAAGTCGCTTTGTAACCAATACGAGAATGACGAGACGAACAAAGAGAGAGCTTtcaagaaaagtgaaaatttgttttgtattttgacaaaagtaGAACAGGCAAGCCAAGAGACAAGAGACAGacatttgttggttttttaatttgctgtTTGTTAGCACGTTACACGTTAGCCCATATAGCCTTGGGGCGAACATGACTCGTTTTCACATACTACACACACGTAAAAATCAATGCAATATAGTTTTTCCGAGAAACACAGCCTTGTTGTGTTGCCTTATTAGTTACTGTACACTACTTTCTTATCTAAAATAACCCTAAATATAGAAAggaacaacaataaataatgtaaTACGACGTCGTTCCTCATTTCAGTGACGggctttgaactttttcaggCTTTTGACGTCgaatttttatgcttggtttgaattaattggaaaatatttgacaaaatttattgaatttttttctcaaaaggacccattttgacaaaattttggtAATCCATCACTGCTTTCGCCGTATTTATGTATCTGCAGAGggttttatcaataaaaagttATGCAGTCGCCAGAGTTGTCGAGTGTCGTTTGTCGCtcgctttattaaaaatcaatctgGATTATGTTTATTTgactattttatttgttttttttttgtgttgttttgttttgctgttcttttatttttttgaagtgacACAATATTTTTCCTCGTCGTGTTTTTCTTCGCTACTCGTTCGTACATTCGTGGAAAAATgtcgttgttatttttttttttttgttctgttacGATTATTGATCTCATgccaaaacatttttccataattgATTCGGAGTTGTTGAAATCTAATCtaatcaacataaaaaatgaagttaatTATGCAAAAACTGTTTCCACAACTCTTCGTTTCGTTAGACAACTACCCGAAAGGATGTTATTGATCATTATCATAATAAGAGTTTATGAACATTACGAGGCGACGTTACAAGGGACGTTGTCTATCCTTgagattttgtgtttttcgaaaaatttacatgataCGATcgattgaaattatttcatatgtgctttgaatgaatgatttttagttaaaaggatgaaaatggaaagtttttaaatgtaaaagtgcaaagagaaatttcttgaagaaaattataaagaaaaaattttttgatatttttgcatatttttgcatattttcatatttttgtcaaaaatttcactctCTCGAACAAAAAgacattcgaaaaaatattacatttttttacgtattttttacgtatttttttacgtattttttacgtatttttttacgtaatttttacatattttattttataaatttttaagtgtataaccatcaaattcaaaaaaaaatttcatattttcaaaaaaaaatcaatttttgaaaaaaatttacgaatttttcagaataaatgttttagtaaaaaaaaataattttggataaaaaaattattaaaaattaaattaaaatttttagttaaaatatttattaatcgaATATCTGCTGCAAATTTTgtccgaaaatatttttttttaattatttttttttatttatattttaaatttaatttaattaaatttaaatttatattagcTGTTCAAATTATTgtcacaaagaaaattttttttttaattttaatttattttttttaaaaatttatttaaattaattttaaatttaatttaatttaaatttcacaaaattggaagaaaaactttaaaaaaaatcaatttttgacaaaaatataaaaatttcattctcaAATccgctttttttcataaaatttctccttaacgaacaattttttcttcatcttttttttgtaaatccaaaaaattatttggaagtTTACCAAATCATAATTGGCTGATCGACAGATTTGCTTAATTATTCATGTTGAAATTGTGTCAAAAGCATTTCGTGCATTAAAAAAGGTGTTTCTTTGTCTCATGAGTTTTTCACAAGAAATTCTTGCCAACTCATGTTTCCTGAAATTCGAGAGAAAATTTgataccaaaaaatttcttcggaaaaaaattaacttcgcATGCGACTCAAATCAGAGGTAAAGCAAAGCGAGGCAAAGCAACAACAAGACAGCAAAAAACGAACCAATTCATTACACTTGACATTGTTGCCCCAAAATATATgctctataaattttttgtctatttcgTGGCACGGAGTTTGCTACCTAAAAAGCAACAacggcaaagaaaaaaaataaaaacgagagTACTTGGTTggaggtaaatattttttctgatacagaaaaacgaaacaaacgagtaaatattatataattagTAGCGTGATTGCATGCAAacagttaaattttatgatatttgtgTTAAGCATGCCAAGTCTCTGTCCTGCACCTGAATGCGAGGAAGTTTCCATTAAATGGGTGGATcgcaaattgttttttttttttcgttgccatTGTCTCTCGGTATCCTTGTTGCTTTGTTGGCATTTAATTAAAGGCAGGTTATTCATGCAAATAAACCAACGTCGGtgacaacaaaaatgtaattaagaCTGCGCGATGTGATGTGATACGACACACGAGGGAAATGAACTAATAAATATGTAATTGCGGGACGATGATTGCTGTTTGCCGCACGTTCAGGGAGATTCTGGTCATTCTGGATGATGAATTTGTACGAAAAGTCGTCTGTTTTGCcgtatgttttaatttatgggCGATGAacatgaataaaattgaatgctTTGTTACACTCGAGTTGCATAGAAAACGCAATTCAACGAATGTGCagctaataaattattgacgTTGGCTCGTTTGAAGTTAGTTACGTAAGAAATGCTCGTACACATGAACAgatgtttttaattatgattacGGACATTCTTGACTTTTACTTTCCGATGCCGTTTTAGATTAATATTGcgtgatttttatttgcagaGCTTGAAATGGGCACCGAGAATGTCATTGAAATGCAGGAAAATCAGACGATTTTACATAATCCCAATTCCAtggataaaattgaaaagtaagTAAGgtcactcaaaaatttttttttctactttttgtctcatgctcgattttaaaagtcgaaaatccaatggagcagaataaaaaaaaaatcaaaaattttttcaaatttgactttttccatctttttccaaattaaaaaaaaaaattttaaaattttttaaatactttcaatcttgaagaattttttttattgaaaaacaaaattaaacatgaattttcttctctaaatatattttcaaaaaaaatatttttcaaaatttttttgaaattattttttttaaattttttgacagttatttttatgaaatttttttattcaatttttttttaatttaatattttttaatttttttgatcaattaaattttttaaacttttttttttattttcaattttaaaaaaaaatatttagggacaaaaagttcgataaAATATTGGAACGACCtaatttcctttaattaatttttgatcgatattAACAAGTCATTCTCTTTTTTGTCAATAGAAAACAGCCAAAGACATTTGCATTTGACTATTGCTTTTACTCCACGGATCCAAATGCCCCGAATTTCGCCTCAcaagaaaatgttttcgacAGCGTGGGACGAGATATTCTCGAAAATGCATTTCAAGGGTACAACGCGTGCATTTTCGCCTATGGTCAAACAGGCTCCGGAAAATCTTACACGATGATGGGCACACAAGATAATCAAAATAAGGGAATAATTCCGCGATTATGTGACCAATTGTTCGAATCGATTTCGAAAAATACCAATGACGAGTTAACGTACAAAGTTGAAGTGTCGTACATGGAAATTTACAATGAAAAAGTGCACGATTTGTTGGATCCGAAAACAACGAAACAATCATTAAAAGTGAGGGAGCACAATGTTTTGGGACCATACGTTGATGGATTGTCACAATTGGCGGTGACATCATTTGaggtttgttaaatttttatttttcatgaatttttaaaaattttttaatt
It encodes:
- the LOC134829859 gene encoding ATP synthase subunit gamma, mitochondrial, whose protein sequence is MFSRVPAVTGNVLCIFNAGQQQRGMATLKTISIRLKSVKNIQKITQSMKMVSAAKYARAERDLKQARPYGEGAKQFYERAEVAPPEKENKSVFIAMTSDRGLCGAVHSGIGRHIRNEMAKTPDTKIICVGDKSRAILGRMFPKNVLMVANEIGRLPPTFLDASKLANEILNLNYEFTDGKILYNKFKSVVSYNLSEMNIFSLACVENSSKLPIYDSLDSEVVRSYLEFSLGSLLFYAMKEGACSEQSSRMTAMDNASKNAGEMIDKLTLTFNRTRQAVITRELIEIISGAAALD